AAGTTCAAGACGACTTGCTCGACATCATGGCCGATGATAAAAAATTTGGAAAAGTCCCTGGCGGCGATTTGATGGAAGGGAAAAAAACCTTCTTGCTGCTTCGCGCTTTGGAGCTTACAACGGGCGAAGATCATCTGCTGCTTCAATCTGTCATTGATAATCACGGGATCGCTCAAGAGCGTATTCCTGAAATCAAGGACATTTACGAGCGCTGCGGCATCCTAAATGAAGCGCAAGAACTTATTAATAGCAATTTTGAAAAAGCCGTTACACTTTCAGAAAAACTTCCTAACGAAGCTGGCCGCGAAGCTTTAGTTGGATTTACGGCAATGGTCATGAAACGCGATTCTTAACCTTCTTTTACTTGGCAATTGACCAGCGATTTGGTCAATTGCCTTTTTATTTTCAAAACTTCTCACTTTCAGCAGCTCGTCCCAAAGCAACTTGTCCAATTTTGCAGTCTAAACAAGTCTGTTTTTCACAATAATTTTTCTTTAGTTCCAAAAGACCCTGCTCAAAACATGCCGAATTCACTGTATAGTCCTCGCCTAAAAGTTCATATAGAACCTTTTTAGCCACCTCCGACGACAGCTTTTTCGGATATTTTTCATAAAGTTCCTGTACTTTGGCCACACCAATGGCATCAAAAGTTTCTTGATAAAAGCTTAGCAGCGCCGGCAAAAGTGTATTAATTACGATTTCCGAAGAGCGATTTTTTCCGACAAGTTTTTCGATTTTATGACTCGATGCTTTGCAAAAGCGATAATGACTTCGCCAAAAAAAATCGGCATCAGCATCAAATAGCGCTTCCAGCAGAATTATTTTTTGTTTTAACGGCAGCGATAACTTCAGGACTTGGTTTGCTTTTTGGAGAAATCCTTTCTGGAGGTTCTTTGAAAGAATCTCTGCCAAACCAGCAATTCGCAAGGTGGGAAAATTATTGGGTCTTAACCGAAAAAAAACCCATTCCAAACTGCGAAGTGGCTCTATTTGTGAAAAAGAAGTCGTTTGAAATAAGAATTTCGATTGTTTGATATACGCTTTCGAATCCTCATCGCATGGCTGTAATTCTTTGAGCAAACCGGAAAGCGAGAAAAAAATAGCTTCGATTTTCATTTTTCTGGCGACCATACTTTCAGAAGAATACGCCTGTATGTCGCCAAAAGAAATTTTTTGGGCAAGCGCTCCCATTGGCAAAACATTCTCGCTATAACCAAGCGCTCGCGCAACCCCTTGATAAATCATTTCATCGTAGCTTTTTCCATTTCGATTTTCTTTTATCAAAGTGGCTTTCTGATGAAGCCGCTTAAAGGCAAGGGATTTAATCCAATCCAGCTTCGTGCCGTCACTTACCTGACTTACAAGAGGAAAGCATGCCAGCAAATGCTTTTTCCCAGCTCGGTTTTCATCAGCGATACATTGCTTAAGAATTTCGTGCAAGGGGGAACTTAAAAAATGACGCAGCTCAAAAACGGGCAAATTCACATCAATTTCAGCATCGTGCTGAAAAACAACATGCAGTATAACGTTCTGATATTTCTCGGCCTTGCTGTGGCGATGTTTGAGCCAATCGGTCGTCTGAAAATGCAATTCAACAGAACCGGTCTGCGCGTTTCCATTTATACAGATTTTCGCGTCTTGGAAATCCGGCCCTTCATTAAAATTCGGCGTACCCGGCGATAGCACTTTTAGCAAATGCCCATCTACAGTGTGAAGGGAACTCTTTGCGAAATACAAGTTTTGCCAAATATGTCGGAGGTATTTTTCGGGGATTCTCATAAAAAACAAGGTATAGGAGAAAAAAAGGAATCCTTATTTGTTTAGGGAAAATAAGGTAAACTGGCGGAGAAAGAAACAGTTAACCGGAAAAGCCCCAGTAGCAAAATTAGCAAAGTAATTTAAGCTACTTGGGGCTCTCCGGTCACCCAAAATGAAAGAAACTGAGATTAACCTATGGCGTCATGTCCTGTTTCGCCAGTTCTGATGCGAATACATTGTGGTAAATCTAAAACGAATATTTTTCCATCGCCGATGTTTCCAGAGCGAGCGCCCTTTGTAATCGCGTCGATGGCTTTTTGAGCATAATCTTCGTTTACGGCAATTTCAATTTTGACCTTTTTCAACAAATTGATCTCGGTTGGCACGCCACGATAGGTTTCTTCATACCCACCTTGCTGTCCGCAGCCAAGCACATTTGTAACGGTCATTTTTCTAATATCAGCATCGAAAAGCGCCTGCTTGACGTCCGGGAGCTTATGCGGCTGAATCATTGCAATGATATATTTCATTTTATTCTCTCCTTTCGTGATTAGGCGTTATTCAACGCTGAAAAATTGAAAACCTGCATAAGCTTCTTCTTCGTGCTCTGTGATATCCAATCCTTTAATTTCATCTTCTTCGGAGACGCGAAGCAATCCAATTGCTTTAAGGATGGTAAAGAGAATAAACATCGTCACAAAAGCCCAAATTGGAATCACAACAGATCCTACGATTTGCGCAACCATTGGATGACCACCAAAAATACCAGTTGCAAGACCACCCCAAACACCGGCCATACCATGTACTGGGAACGCACCAACTGGATCATCAATTTTCAACATATCTAACAACTTAACACCAACCACAACCAGAATACCAGCAATAATACCGATAATAATGGCTTCATTATTTGTAACGGAGTCACAGTTAGCTGTGATACCAACCAAGCCGCCGAGCACACCGTTTAAAGCCATGGTCAGATCAGGCTTTTTAAACATAATCCAAGCTAAAATCAAGGCACCAACTGCACCAGCCGCCGCCGCAAGGGTCGTATTGGTTGCAATTAACATGACCGCATGGGTATTATCAGCACCAACAATTGCAAGCTGACTACCAGGGTTAAATCCATACCATCCAATTAAGAGAATAAAAACGCCAAGAGCTGCAAGAGAAAGGTTATGACCTGGCATTGCTTTAGGCGTGCCATCTTTTGCAAAGCGACCCAAACGAGGCCCTAAAACGATTGCACCTGCCAAACCTGCAAATCCACCAACAGCATGAACGACCAATGAACCAGCAAAGTCATAGAAGCCCATTTGATCAAGCCAGCCACCGCCCCATTTCCAGTAGCCACTAATTGGATAAACGATACCTGTAATAACAGCAGAGTAAATCAGATAAGCACGGAACTGCAAGCGACCTGCGACTGCGCCGGAAACGATCGTAGCAGCTGTTGCAGCGAACGCAACCTGGAAGAGCCAATCAACCTGAGGATCTAAGACCCCAGCACCAGGCGCATCTGGAGCAACTGAGCTAATTCCGAAACCATTAAATCCAAAGAAACCACCAATAACTGGTGC
Above is a window of Chloroherpeton thalassium ATCC 35110 DNA encoding:
- a CDS encoding P-II family nitrogen regulator; the protein is MKYIIAMIQPHKLPDVKQALFDADIRKMTVTNVLGCGQQGGYEETYRGVPTEINLLKKVKIEIAVNEDYAQKAIDAITKGARSGNIGDGKIFVLDLPQCIRIRTGETGHDAIG
- a CDS encoding ammonium transporter; amino-acid sequence: MKKLDSPKLMLLLLGLGVLGLSVPAYAEEAAAAAAPTSVAIDAYAIDNMFLFFAAVLVLFMQAGFAMVETGLNSAKNAVNILFKNLMDLCIGALLYYVVGYSMMYGAPVIGGFFGFNGFGISSVAPDAPGAGVLDPQVDWLFQVAFAATAATIVSGAVAGRLQFRAYLIYSAVITGIVYPISGYWKWGGGWLDQMGFYDFAGSLVVHAVGGFAGLAGAIVLGPRLGRFAKDGTPKAMPGHNLSLAALGVFILLIGWYGFNPGSQLAIVGADNTHAVMLIATNTTLAAAAGAVGALILAWIMFKKPDLTMALNGVLGGLVGITANCDSVTNNEAIIIGIIAGILVVVGVKLLDMLKIDDPVGAFPVHGMAGVWGGLATGIFGGHPMVAQIVGSVVIPIWAFVTMFILFTILKAIGLLRVSEEDEIKGLDITEHEEEAYAGFQFFSVE
- a CDS encoding DUF2851 family protein translates to MRIPEKYLRHIWQNLYFAKSSLHTVDGHLLKVLSPGTPNFNEGPDFQDAKICINGNAQTGSVELHFQTTDWLKHRHSKAEKYQNVILHVVFQHDAEIDVNLPVFELRHFLSSPLHEILKQCIADENRAGKKHLLACFPLVSQVSDGTKLDWIKSLAFKRLHQKATLIKENRNGKSYDEMIYQGVARALGYSENVLPMGALAQKISFGDIQAYSSESMVARKMKIEAIFFSLSGLLKELQPCDEDSKAYIKQSKFLFQTTSFSQIEPLRSLEWVFFRLRPNNFPTLRIAGLAEILSKNLQKGFLQKANQVLKLSLPLKQKIILLEALFDADADFFWRSHYRFCKASSHKIEKLVGKNRSSEIVINTLLPALLSFYQETFDAIGVAKVQELYEKYPKKLSSEVAKKVLYELLGEDYTVNSACFEQGLLELKKNYCEKQTCLDCKIGQVALGRAAESEKF